aaaaggttaaaagtgacaataatgggttaacataagtgacattaggtggaaaagtggtggaaagggtttataagtgctgaaaatgtctgaaaagtggaaaaaatgtgcaaaaagagacattgaaatgtgatagaGAAGTGTCAACAATTGTGCCATagaatatagtcatcttaaagataatGGGTTCaagggtggtgaaatgggattttaaaaaccacagattggttaaaagttgcaaatggtggtaatggaatttaaaaatgtagggaaaattagtttaaactagcaaacTATGGGCgtgaatgttgttaaattggcaaaaataagcatgaaatatggtaaaaagaggttaaaagtgataataatgggtcaacatatgtgacattaggtggaaaagtggtggaaagggtttataagtgctgaaaatgtcttgaaagtggaaaaaatgtgcagaaaaggcattgaaatgtgatggagaagtgtcagaaatgtgagtaatgtagcaaaaatacattaaaaggagcaaaaatatggcaaaaaaagtgatgaaaataggttaaaatatggaaagtttggggTAGTTTCTTCGCAAACCCAAggggggtcccgaccccaaggttgagaaccactgttctaaccCAACAACAGACAGAAGCCTCTGTTTATCTGTCAGAATAAACCTCTGAGAACTCAGAGGAATTTAATCAGACGACTACGACGCTTCTGCTCAGggaggaaacactgatacacacaggtcagtgtgtgtctgtctcaaATATGTAAATACAGACGTAAAATCTGTCAGTAATGGAATGCATTCTGACTACAAACCTCAGCAGAGACACAACacgacacaaatacacacaaactaaACACAAAGATCAGGTTTAACAAAGATACAAGTTAGTAATAAAGCCAGGGATGGATGAACTATCGACCTGCGGAGGACAGGAACattttgctgagtcatcaccACCACACCTCATCAGAGATTCACGAGCAGACGGTTGGAGATGGagctttaaacacacacacacaggtcgtGTACGGACAcgttctctctctcacacgaACACACACGTCTGAACACCTGAATAACTCCATTTCCTGCTCATTTCAAACCATTTAAAGAACCTTTTTTCCCTCTGTGCTGATGATGGGGAAACTTTAATAAAAGCTCGTCATAAATCATGGTGAATCATCACAACACGTCAAACGTGCTTTACAACTAAACATCAGGAGGTAATGATCCTGTTAAAGAAACACAGTCTGATAGAAGTGATTGATTCACAAACATGTGCGACATCCAATGAGATCATCTTATTGATAGAAACGTTCCGTCAGCGTTCCCACACTGTTGCCAAAGCCTTTCAGTTATTGGGCTGACTTAGTCACTTTTTACCCATTTGTGCTACtaaatgacaattttttaactctttcctccccattttcattaattttatactgcattttgaCAATTTTCCCCCTATAACTTACTATTATTGCCACTTTAACCCATTTTTGCACTGCTCcacatataaaaaaaacctaGTGGACTGGACTCAACCTGCAAAAATGAGTTGAAGCGGCAATAAAAGTAAGTTACAAGGGGGAAATGGTCAAAGTGCAGCAAAAATGGAAAATCAGTGGAAATGGGGAGGAAGGAGTGAACAAATTGTCccaaaatagcaaaaatggGTAAGACGTGACAAATACggtccaaaagtggcagaaaCAGAGTATAATGTGACTAAAACTGACCAAAAGCAGTCcccagagaaaaaaaatgatgaaatagagaggaaacaggtggtatgtaaaggtaaagggtagcttaaataggcaaaatgtgacaaatgaTAGTGAAatagggcaaaaatgtggaacaaaagaggctaaatgtaaggaaaaaagaaaacaagtagtatttattgggcaaagggtagcttatttggatgaaaaaaatggtccaaaagagGCAAAAAGAATTAAGTGACTAAAATtgaccaaaagcagtcaagagtggcaaaaaatggtgaaaaaagaggaaacaggtggtatgtaatggctaacggtagcttaaatgggaaaaatgtggcaaacaatagtgaaaaagggcaaaaatgtaaaagaaaaaaaaggcaaaatataGGATGAAAAggacacacggtatttattgggcaaaatttGGATGCaaacttgcaaaaataaaagcagtaaacagtaaaaaatgtaatgtatttctgaactaaaacctgtttttgctttgtttaataCTGAAATATTTCTTGATATTTTGAGGCGGATGAAACTAAAAGTGCAGCGTGTCACCCTGGAGGGCTGCTGTTCTTCCTGAGGAACATTTACTCATCACTTATGATTAATCATCTTGGTTTGAAACAAAACAGAAGCCGCAGCCAATCAAATTAGGAGCAGATAAATCAGATTTGATCAGCGTGTGTCAGCGGTTCATTCAGGACTTCCTGGACTATTTAAACCTCAGCTGGTTTACAGTTGATCTGATAACAATTATTATGTTTGAATAATTAAATGTTGGGCTccttaaagatttaaaaataatattagccTTAGGTGaaaattttttccactttctagacattttcagcacttataaaccctttccaccacttttccacctaatgtcacatatgttgacccattattgtcacttttaacctcttttcaccatatttaatgattatttttttttatcaatttaccTACATTCAATatttgttatgcccattattttccagtgtaaactaattgttccaatattgacacttttaaccctttttttctgtccatttctgtCCGCTCTAATtcgtaacttttaaccaatttctgcgtttttttttaaaatcccaattcaccaccttttccattcacttttaacccaatttatttctaattaaaacaaggatttacatctttaagatgactatatactatggaacaaataataataaacatcctgccacttttccatcaaatttcaatgtttttttctgcacattttttccactttaaacaGATTTCTCTTTTCCAAAGTCCTGCAATTTTAtgaaaattattccacaaaatgttccTAAATTCAATACAATTTGGTCTCAAActcaaggaaatgtaaatattggatATTGTATGTAACTTCCATTACTTTACATATATGTATAGGGCAGAATATTGTTAAAATTGCTTGTTTTGGTACTTAAAACTGGTCTGTGTTTGGCCCttaaactaaaatatgtttgacacccctggtttagccTGAAATAGAGTCAGCAGGTCAATATCGGACCTCTCTATGACATCTCTGATCCTATCCAATCACAGAGGAAGTAGGACTTTTTGAAGGTTTAAACCCTGCAGAGATTTACGGGTCCACAGCACGCctcgggaggaggaggaggaggatcagGGCTGCAGATTTAAAGCTGACaatgctttattttattataatcagaATCTTTCTCAGGCTTTTATCACTTCCTGCTTTTCCTTCTTTCCAGGAGAAGATGAATGAGAGCTCTGAACTCAAGCAATAACCTTCATTTTCAAACTAAAGTGATGACATCAGTCATTATTTGCTGcatcactctgtgtgtgtgtgtgtgtgtgtttacactcaCGCATCCATTGATCCATCGAGGTTTATTTTAAACGCTGAGGTTAGAAGCATGTCTGATGCCTCCATCTCTCTGTGGGGGGGCCGTGGGGGGGTCTGAGGAGGACATTCCTGAGCAGCAGAGACAGAGGGGGATGTTTACCATGCAGCTCAAACAGGAGGATGTTTTCTCTGCTCTGAGGCCAAACGCCAAGAATAACCGAGTCTGTATCGATCTAAAGAACCACCTGACGTCTGCATTACAGTAATGGAGCCACATGTTGAGGATATTTATGGCAACAAAGCTCATTAATAAATCAAACTCAAAGCACTTCTCAGGCCCCAGAATGGAGCTCAGGTCGCAGCTTTAAAAGTTCTTTAGAACATGTGGTTCTCTAAAGCCATGttgtatgaatctgtgataaccacattcatttattcatctgaataatatccactgttaaccaggaagtttattattatttgggccatagtatatagtcatcttaaagatggaaatccttgttttaatcagaaataaaatggtggaaaaggtggtgaaatgggattttaaaaacacagaaattggttaaacgtTGCAAATTTTGGGTaatggaaattaaaaatgtagggGAATTTAAACTATCGAAATAAGAGCATtataaatcatgaatgtggttaaatgggcaaaaaagaACATAGAATATGgtaaaaagacattaaaagtgacaattatgggtcaatatatgtgacattaggtggaaaagtggtggaaagggtttataagtgctgaaaatttaTTGAAAGTGGAAAGAATTTGCAAAAAAGGTATTGATTTCAATTAGAAATGAGAGTaattttgcaaaaatgcattaaaaggagcaaaaatatggcaagaaaaagtgatggaaataggttcaaatatggaaagtttggtgtagttgcagaaaaagggtaaaaaataagcaaaaatgggctaaaattgttaaaaatatatatattcttagtttcttgaaggcatctggcaaccccctacCAGTGTCTGGCAacccacaggttgagaacccctactatagaaaagaacacacacacactcccacagGCTGATTACAAACTTCCTAACGTCCTCCCTGATGTTCTTCGTCTCTGAGGATGAGCAGGAATGCTGCTGacctctcctcttcctcctcttttctTCCTCCAGTAAAAACATGgagccaaacaaacaaacaaactgggaTTATTGAGGAGTATCTACTGGTTTCTAAAAGAACAGGAAGAAGTCTGATGTGTCTACAGCGTGAAATCAGTCTCTGAGGAGATGAAACTTTCCCTTTCTTCACTCAAACTGTTTTGATGAGAAACTCATCATGGGTTTGGATTATTTTCCAACTTTGTGTCACAACTCGTTCGTTTCACAgcgaaaaactacattttttaactAATCCTCTCCTTTTCTCTTAATCCTGCCAAACTGAGGTCGGCGTCTGCAGCAGGAGTCGTTAGAGCTCCACCAGCGACTGCTGAGACGCGTAAACAAGCAACGTATCGTCCACCACGTGTTGCCATGGCAACGGGGACACAACATCTTGTTTCAATTCGGCTTCTCAGGGCTGCACGTATGGGGAGAGAATTGTctcaaaaacaattacaaatatatccACAGTTGTcgcgtgtttttcagatttttcaaaacatttgtGTTGACGACATTTTGTTAAATTGTTCTAACATTTCCTTCTATGGATGATTTTCTCCTTAaattaaagaaacacacacacacgtttcagTGATTATTAGTGAATCAAACCCTGACGTCTCCATCTGTTGGAGAACTTTCTCACTGTTGGAcagtttttctatattttccttCTGACTGACGAAGCTCTATAATCACACACTGGGATCATGTTTCTCAACTCTGGGTTTGCACTGGTTTCAGTGGGTTTTTTTCCCACATCACTCTTCATTCCTTTCTTTGTCCTTTTTAACTCGACaccacaggaaaaaaataagattTACATCATCGCCCCTTACAGtaaccatagtatatagtcatcttattGGTCCTAATcataatccttgttttaatcagaaatacgatgggttcaaagtgaccaaaaatggtgaaaggagattttaaaaaaccacagaaattggttaaaagttgcaaattgtggctgatggaatttgaaaatgtaggaaataatagtttaaactagcaaaatacgggcattaaaaataataaatgcggataaattggcaaaaaataaacataaaaagtggtgaaaagaggataaaattgaatataatgggtcaacataggtgacattaggtggaaatgtggtggaaatggtttataagtgctgaacaatctggaaagtgggaaaaatttgcagaaaaggtattgaaatgtgatgtagaagtgtcagaaatagtaatgtagcaaaaatgcattaaaaggagaaaaaatatggcaataaaatgatgaaaataaattaaaatatgacaagtttggtgttgctacaaaaaaagggtaaaaataggcaaaaataggctcaaattttttttctggcgaccccatcCCTGTGTCTCATGACCACAAATAGGGGtctgacctcaaggttgagaacccttgtaTTAGATGATGCCTcattataaaaacacagaaaataaacaaacaaaaaaccaatGTAATCAGCTGTGtacaatatttatatgtattttattagaTAATCAAAtagaatacattttatattcatcatttttgtattaaacttCATGCAACTATATTCTTttcatcaaataaaaatatgtattattacatttaatttgCATCTTTGTTAGTCTTGTAGGCACGTCTTTTTAAACTTGACTCACTTCCTGTAACTTTTCCCTGATGGCACACGGACAGGAAATGGCACTGAGCTGTTTCCATGGCAACGTAGTGAGTGACCACAGACACCCAGACAGAGGTCAGCCGAGcgattaattaaatattaatggaGACGTGACTTCCTGCTTACCTCATAGATGATGCAGTGTCGGAGGCTGTGATTGGACGTCATTTATGATTACATTCTGGTTTTAACGTCATGGTTCATTATGCTGAGTCACATTCATTTCCTCAGTAGAAACGCTGACGCAGCTTTTCTTCTCCCTGTCAACAGCTGCTCATTCACTCAGTGTAACGACCTTCAACCAGCAGAGATTAGACagaaaacattttgtttctgCTTTTTAATCTGACTTTGAGCCACAGTTTCACTTCCACAGCGTTATttcacacttgttttttttatcctgcaatACAAGCAAACGCAATGACATTTACTTCTTATCTGTATTGTAAAGTTTaagtttgaatgacaataaagaaagtctaaagcactttacattcaCACActacatcaggggttctcaactttggggtcaggtCCCTATTTaaggtcacaagacactgggaggggggtccCCAGATTCCCTTAATTAACTCAGAATTttcttttgaacaatttgagctcatttttgcttatttttatcctttttcttcaactacaccaaacgttccacattttaatctattttcatcactttttcttgccatatttttgctccttttaatgtatttttgcaacattactccaatttctgacacttcaacatcacatttcaatgccttttctgcacattttttccacttttaagacatgtttagcacttataaaccctttccaccacttttacacctaatgtcacatatgttgacccactattgtcacttttaccctcttttcaccagattatatgtttattttttgccaatttaaccacatttacataCACATTAtgctagtttaaactaaatttCCCTACATTTTTAGACTCCATTATCCACAATTTTTAAGTTAACcaatttgtgtggtttttaaaatcccattacaccatcttttccaccttttttggtcactttgaacccattttatttctgactaaaaccaggatttccatctttaagatgactataataataaacgttcctggataacagtggatattattcagatgaataaataaatgtggttatcacagattcataggaTAATGGATCATcatgactttatggatggaccccaaaaatctggTCATCACGGGCAGTCGTAGCCAGAGACGAAGGTAACTGGACCCCATACTGGTCCCATTATCAtcattaaagaggaattaaagcctaaaaccacttttttctgctaaaaacaacaaatgtatttggtataaagtagtgctgttgattgattctggtATTTTgctgtatttagttgtaaaatgtgagtGACTgctctctatgggttgaacatagtcattacaacttaattgaactattggctgagaatggaggtttgtgatgttttttaccTCATCGTGAGATGAAACCGAAGCAGACGATGATGTCACAGGGACGACATGTAGTGGATACATCTACAAAGAACCAACACGCGGTTAGAATCAACCAATGGCAGCAGGAGATGTGTGACAGTTATTaaatctgaatttaattcattggaaTCACACAATAATGTTTAAACTGTGTTTGATTTCAATCAAATTAACAGATATAAAGATGCTTGTACTCACATCTTTTCCAATCCAAATGTGCACGTGCACAGTCCAGAGCTTGTGATCATGtcgtttgttttgttgtttgtgtgtgtgtgtgtgtgtgtgtgtgtgtgattgatgGAAACAGCTTTCACCTGGTGAGGGTGCAGTACCTCCTCTGGCCTCCTATGATACTCCTCACAGCCAGGGGGGGCGCTGTTTCACACTTTAGAAAACACTACATttgtttagcaaaaaaaaaaaaaaagccttaaatataaaaatcatcattttaatcacatttgaTCATTTCACCATGTGTGCAACAGATCTTTATAGTTTACAGAATGTCTTTAAACATGACTTTATCGTCCGTAAAGGTTAGATATCCagtgatgaataattaaagtgTTATAGTTCCCAGTGTGTGTCGGGCCTTTTGTCGTCCGTCGTCTCCTTAGAAACCAAATGTTCCCGCACATCCaccttctcctcttcatcttcatcatcctcctcttcctcctccaggcTGGAGATGTTCTCCTGTGAGTCCATAACTTTCAGGAAGTCGTAGAAACCTCCAGCAGGAGGCCAACTGTCCTCAGCCAGcatccctacacacacacacacagtcagtgtgtgtattatcaaattataataataacaacataagAGGTTAGCACAGGTTAACTCTAAACTAAACATAAAGCTGCTTCATTAAAACACGAAATatattcaaacaaaaatgtactttaattGTTATAATCCTGGTGTATGGCAAGGAATTTAAATATAGATTGATTGACTCCGGGAATATATGGAATGATTGAAAGTcgaaatatatacagtatatataaaagtTTGAATATACACAATAAGTCTGAATATATATGAAAATTTgaatacagtatgtagttatgAAAGTTTGAAAAACTATATGATGAAAGTCtgattatatttaataaaagatAAGATGCTGAATTCCTGCTGAATTCGctgttattttcaaaatgtcattAGATGATTCATACCAATATTTTGTCGACTTTGTGAACATTTTTGCATCAGTTGGTCATAAAACAAATGATGTAAATATCTTGGCTCGTTCCATACCTGGtgtgtgtacatatatatatatatatatatatatactgtatataaaatgtGTGGCTCCCCCTGCAGGCCAGCACAGGTTCCTACACATAATCGTCTCAAGAAAAACCTTCAGGATCATTTTCCATTGAAGCTTTAAGGTCTTTGTTCTTTACTAACCATCTTTGTACAGGATCCTGAATTAGTTTAAGTTTCCcaggaggtcagaggtcatccTCCCTGCAGACTCAGTGAAACATCAACACATCAGATGTTTTGTCTGCTGTTAAACTCTAAGTGAATTTAAACTGCTCACCTGTTGGTTTGAGTGCTTCACTCATGTTAGGACGTCGataaaaaggtttataagtgggACTTAAACTGCTTATGTCAGCACAAACACAGGTGGACGGTCTCAGCTGTAAAACCTGCAGCACTCAGACTAAACGACTCCACTTTAACGAGGTTTGAATCCTGACCAAAGAAAAGCAGCTTTTAGCATTGTTAGCCTTTAATTATGCACAGCTAAGGCTATTATGTAAGCAGCTAATGGCAGCTAGCTACAGGACGGCTAAGTTTCCCTGAAGGTGACGAAAAACGTCCTGTAATGCATCGCTGAATGTGCCGAGTGTGCACTttgaaaatattcacaaatatatccacaattttcacatgtattttttagattttcaagtgtttttcaGAAACGTCATCCACACACAAATTACGCAtgtgaaaaatctgaaaaataaatgtgaaaattgtggatatttTTAAGACATAGTGGAGTAGTCAGTGCTGTGTGTACCTGCAGGAAGCTCCGCCCCTTCTTCAACGCTCTGCAGCCACTGCAGCACTGCCGAGGCCGACACATGTCTGCTCGGTGGAAACTGATAAACTTCATTTCTGGAGGGAATGTGGGAGAGAACGAGAGCAGGAAGTGGAGGCGGAGGCATGCCCAGCAGCGCTGCCAGAACATCCCCCGCAGCAGGAGTGTGAccactgaaagaaaagcagatcATTTCAGGATGAAGAAAAGCTCAAGTGAAGCTAACGTGGAAGCTAAAGTGAAGCCAACGTGGAATCTAAAGTTAAGCTAACGTAGAAGCTAAAATGAAGCTAAAGTGAAGCTAATGTGGAATCTAAAGTGAAGCTAATGTGAGGAGCTAAAGTGAAACTAACGTGAGAGCTAAAGTGAAGCTAACGTGGGAGCTAAAGTAAAACTAACGTTGGCGCTAAAGTGAAGCTAACGTGGGAGCTAAAGTGAAGCTAATGTGGAAGCTCAAGTGAAGCTAACGTGGAATCTAACGTGGAAGCTTAAGTAAAACTAACGGAGCTAAAGTGAAGCTAACGTGGAAGCTAAAGTGAAGCTAGCTCAGAGCTCCTACAGGTGAATCCAGCAGCTCAGGTATGGTTCCATCTTCTCCGCTCCACGCTCCACCAGCGCTAACATCTCCTCCAGCAGTAACTCGTTCTGTTTCTGCCCCACGGCATCCTCGTCCTCCCCCAAGAACAGCATCAGGAAGGCCTTACCCTGGGAAAGGAGCAAGGGCAGGCTCTCTACCGTCACCTCAGGCTGAAAAACACACGCTTAAAATGAAGCTCACGGATAATCAATAACTCCAATCACTATGATCACACAGTCTATCAGGGTGCAgcggttaaataaataaatgttgatgtaCCAGTGGAGGGTGCAGAGCGGCCCTGATGGACTCTAGCAGTTCATCAGCTGAGGAGGAGATGGACAGACTGGATGAAGAGAGAGGACGCCATGATGGGAAGACCAGGACAACAGGAGGGTCCACATGGTGGTCTGCAgccctgcacacacacagataatatAAAGCACATTAAGCACACTTAAGACTTTCATTCTCTGAAACGTTCCTTTGTTCATCCTAATGAAGCTCCGCCCACACTGATGTGGCGATCTCGTCCTTTCCAAAACAAAGCAGGTCCACTCTGAGCTTTAAGATAAACAGTGTGTGCACTTTAGAGACTTTAACATTCCTATGTTTGGTATGAGTGTCACACACTCAAAGATCTGCAGAACCTTTGGAGAACATCAtcatctgtttatttaaacCAATAATGATGttattgtaaaaaacaaaaacccttgGGCTATAACAACAGAAGAAAGGTTAAGAACTGTAGGGTTATAAGGAGCCACTTAACCAATGATTCCATTCCAATcacgaataaaaaaaataaaataaaaaaaaacctattaaaGTTAAAGATTGGGATGTAAAGATGCACTTTAActgcaaaataaacatataaacgTATCAGATGAAAATATAAGAAGAGTTTTCAAAtcataaatacagtgaaaagagTAGAAGTGACGGGCCAGGTCAGGTTCTGGCTTAATTGTGGTGGTTATACCAGGTTCTGATGTTGTGCGGTAAATCAGATGATGTGTTTCTATTAGCGTGAGAAAAAcgcacaaatggatgctgacCCTCCTCTACATGCGCGCACACGTACGTGAATAGTGTCTGTTTGAAACAGGTTcagcttaaagagacatcagcTTCATTCAGGTCgggtcttcttttttaggtCTTATTAAAGTTCTTCTCCCACCACTGCTCTTGGTTCAGCAAAAACAAGTGTCACTAAAACAGTCCTAGCGCCCCCTATTGTTCAACCAGAGTATTGAAGCACATACTGTGCTGTAACCATTTTAATCCACTTTGATTTGCATCAATTTTCAAGGAGATATCGCCCAGTGTGTTTGAATGTAGGAACCATGTGTGTGCGGGGCCGTACCATGTGAGAGCCAGCTGGGGGGTCAGCAGCCCCGTCAGGACGTCTCCTCTCAGCGTCTCTGATGCTTCAGTAAACACTGACACGTCTGTGGAGGAGGAAACATGAGGTTCAGCACCAGGAGCTGTCCACTGTCTGTGAGCTCACTGACCTGAGACTGacctgagtgtgtgtgagacagaaaCAGACCCAGCACTCTGTGGGCCACCAGCGCCCCCTGGAGGAAGGACACGACTGAGTCCGTAGTGGATAAGAGAAGAGGAGCAGCAGACACACTCCTACACACACAAAGttagttttttagattttcttgtgtttttcagattttgacATGCTTTTCAGAAATGTCATCGACACAAATTACGCAtgtgaaaaatctgaaaaacacacgtAAAAATTGCtgatatatttgtaaatattttagaTGTTTGAATGTGTTCTCACATCATGATGAAGCGGTGCAGAGCCTCACTACCCAGCATGCCCCTATACTCCTGTGCCGGTTGATGATGTCGCAGCAGCAGGACGCAGGGAAAGGTCGTGATTGGCTGAGAGGTGACGTGAGCGCAGAGGTCGGACCACTCCCCACAGTCCACGGCCCCCATCAGGACGTGGTCCACCTCCAAGTCTGAccagtaaaagaaaaaactgtGTATCAGCCAggtgtaatctgattactttagTGCCCTTTGTGTACCTTCTAGTCTGTGAGCGACG
This is a stretch of genomic DNA from Gouania willdenowi chromosome 2, fGouWil2.1, whole genome shotgun sequence. It encodes these proteins:
- the txndc16 gene encoding thioredoxin domain-containing protein 16 isoform X6, whose product is MYCTDHRRAHTAFLFRGGKEFSGFDLDTVFDVNSIVSEVLFAVLRDEVKYVHTDADLVALEKSCRGRKDMVLGYVSSLGSPEHRSMMESAYVYGSKYQFILITGGPVLKHLGVNDASFSSRVWFLHCRLNDGVAVSPRCPLTLMKKHLSTLSLHSFLQLMEAPLVSEVYDDPPLVPPPQFPYQNTPQVFLFAHPATAHLDRDTASALAWNLRGVALVLLVHSRRSAAQTEYNAAYRRPEESLEVKYLTLHSLDELLQLFKDEGQEDEEEEDEEEEGSHHESLDDEISAYVHDKRGEVPDMDSITEITSDNLLTVVSQNPLTVALFYLKWDAVSLTVLSSFIHVAHRLEDLEVDHVLMGAVDCGEWSDLCAHVTSQPITTFPCVLLLRHHQPAQEYRGMLGSEALHRFIMMSVSAAPLLLSTTDSVVSFLQGALVAHRVLGLFLSHTHSDVSVFTEASETLRGDVLTGLLTPQLALTWAADHHVDPPVVLVFPSWRPLSSSSLSISSSADELLESIRAALHPPLPEVTVESLPLLLSQGKAFLMLFLGEDEDAVGQKQNELLLEEMLALVERGAEKMEPYLSCWIHLGHTPAAGDVLAALLGMPPPPLPALVLSHIPSRNEVYQFPPSRHVSASAVLQWLQSVEEGAELPAGMLAEDSWPPAGGFYDFLKVMDSQENISSLEEEEEDDEDEEEKVDVREHLVSKETTDDKRPDTHWEL